A segment of the Fusobacterium ulcerans genome:
GCCATACATCATATTATTTTCTTCATCAACTTTAACTATTTCTTCCCCAAATAGCCCTTTATTATGAACTGTATCAAGGTGTCCAAGAAGAGCCATTTCTAAATCCTTACTGCCATTATCAAAATATGCTGATATACTGTTAGCTCCTACTGGAAATTTACGAATTTTAGTAGTCATTCCAAAATTTTTAAGATTTTTCTCTAAAAACTCTGTTGCAGCATTAACACTTTCAATGTCTGCTGATGGACTTTCATATTTACATAAATCTACCCATAGCTTTTTCATTGTTTTTTCTTCTTGATCAATAAAACTAAATGCTTCTTTTAAATTGTAGTTCATACTTTCCCTCCTATTTGATGTTAGTAACTTTTATTAAAACCATTTTCTGGTCAAATCTGATTTCATTGTTTTCTAATCTTAAATTAGCCCCAATATCGATATTATTCAAAGCAAATCCTCGCATTATATTAAATAATAGGTTGTTTGGATCTTTAAAATTTGAAAGTGAAATCCAATTATAAAATTCTCTTTCTGTTTTCCAAGTTTGAATTTTAGCTTCTATGAAAGAATTGTCTTTTAAGAATTTTTTTATTTCATTCAATGTATAAAAACGATTGTGTGAAAAATCTCTGATTTTATTAAATGTATCTTGTAAAATAGCTTCTTCCTTATCTTCAGAAGCAACTATATCAACCAAGATTACTTCACCAAAATTTTTTAAAACTCTTTTTATTTCTGAAAAAACGATGTGTGGATTGGCAAAATGATGAACGGCAAGCCTTGTTATTACTGTATCAAAAGTGTTGTCTTCAAATTGTAAATTATGAGCATCTCCTTCAACAGCTATGATATTGTCTATTTTTTTCTCTATACAATCTTTTTTTAATTTTTCTGTCATAGCCTTACTTATATCCAGAGCATAAACTTCTTTTGCGTATTTTGCTGTTTCAATAGCCAGCATTCCTGTTCCGCATCCTAAGTCTAAGACTTTTTTATTTTTATATGGATAACCAGCATTTATTATTTTCTCTATATATTCCTTTTTAATAATAAATTCGAATTTATTATATTCCTCAGCTTGATTATCAAATGAATATTTGTTTTTTTCAGCATAATTTTCTAAAGATTGAGCATTATCAATTTCTAATGTTATTAATAGTTTTTTCTCTGAATTGAAACTGATTTTTTCTCCATTTTCATATCGACTTAGGGTTTTTAAAGAAATGCCTGATTTTTTTGCTAATTCAGCTTGAGTCATTTTATTTTTTTTTCTAGTATCAATTACTTTTAAGTAAGTATTATTATTACTTTCTATATTATTTTCGGACATAATTATCACATTTTGATCTTTTTTTATTTTTAATGATAAAATATATTGATTATATTGTCAATAAAAAAAATTTTTTGCCTATTTTATGGGTCTTTTGGAAATATTCTTATTTTCACTGTCTCAAAAATGTCTTTTAAAAAAATAAATATAAGAATCTTAAAATGATTAATTGTAAGAAATTATAGTTGAGTATAAAAAAGCAGGAAACTAGA
Coding sequences within it:
- a CDS encoding methyltransferase domain-containing protein; protein product: MSENNIESNNNTYLKVIDTRKKNKMTQAELAKKSGISLKTLSRYENGEKISFNSEKKLLITLEIDNAQSLENYAEKNKYSFDNQAEEYNKFEFIIKKEYIEKIINAGYPYKNKKVLDLGCGTGMLAIETAKYAKEVYALDISKAMTEKLKKDCIEKKIDNIIAVEGDAHNLQFEDNTFDTVITRLAVHHFANPHIVFSEIKRVLKNFGEVILVDIVASEDKEEAILQDTFNKIRDFSHNRFYTLNEIKKFLKDNSFIEAKIQTWKTEREFYNWISLSNFKDPNNLLFNIMRGFALNNIDIGANLRLENNEIRFDQKMVLIKVTNIK